From the genome of Vicinamibacterales bacterium, one region includes:
- a CDS encoding FtsX-like permease family protein has product MTATDLIRRGLAHYWRTNLAVIAGVATAVAVLSGALLVGDSVRGSLRDLVVERLGRTDRAVLSTGFFREQLAGDLQNDPAFRQAFAAAAPLVILQGAVSEQTTGRRASNVAVYGVDDRFWQFHGVQRTGPSGRDAFVSRALAADIGASDGGTVLVRLERPSAIPIESVHGRKEDAGRTIRLTVRGVLDRGALGEFTIRPQQGDVRAVYVPLRRLQQDLEIARKANAILVADQPAPQVHDAGQFLGALLKKNVHLEDYGLALRILDPERGLALEADAGVIDASRSSAAEQAAKLAGLTSHPVFTYLANTIRSGAAHVPYSLVSATSIVPIVPAGYLDQSQAPERPPIVLNDWTARDLGVKVGDPITLDYYVWQEPGILVTRQAEFAVGAIVPIEGAAADRDLTPVYPGITEADTLGDWDPPFPIDLKRVRPKDEDYWKRYRTTPKAFIFASVGQELWKTRHGDRTSMRLIPGPTQTLTQARDAFAAAFLNAADPAASGIAARAVRAEALHASRGATNFGEYFVYFSFFLVVSALVLAALFFRLGVEQRAREVGLLRAVGYSTPAVRRLFAGEGLVLAIAGSVLGIAGAVAYGAILMAGLRTWWSGAVGTTALTLHVSPLSLAAGAAGALLAAMGCIWWTLRGLSRISERSLLAGDIRPFEQFASHPSGRRVPATALGVLLFVAAISLIAAGAAKAIPAAGAFFGAGASMLGACLFLLAARLTAVSRAASSVRSTPGIGFRNTTERPGRSVLAVAVIASATFILISVDAFRRGEIDASDPHSGTGGYPLLVDLALPLVHDPNSPDGRDLLGLPRTGLTVEPFRLLPGDDASCLNLYEPTNPRMLGAGRRFMDAGRFAFQGSLAASDADRANPWRLLTQPLPGGVIPVAADANSMTYVLHKALGDEMELVRGDRRIRLRFVAALADSIFQSELMMSDENFVRLFPEQQGYQVLLIETPPAQAAEIAQGIERTASDLGADATPTARRLAEFHAVENTYLSTFQTLGGLGLLVGTIGLAAVLLRNILERRRELALLRAVGYGRSNLFAIILAENAVLLGCGLAIGAVSAFIAIAPAALERGARLPLTSGGWLLLLAVLAAGLLSSIVATRAAVRSPLVAALRSE; this is encoded by the coding sequence GTGACCGCAACCGACCTGATCCGGCGGGGGCTCGCACACTACTGGCGAACCAATCTCGCGGTGATCGCCGGTGTGGCGACCGCGGTCGCAGTGCTGTCCGGCGCGCTGCTGGTCGGCGATTCGGTCCGCGGCAGCCTGCGCGACCTCGTCGTCGAGCGGCTCGGCCGCACCGATCGCGCGGTGCTCTCCACCGGGTTCTTCCGCGAGCAGCTCGCCGGCGACCTCCAGAACGACCCGGCATTCCGCCAGGCGTTCGCCGCCGCCGCGCCGCTCGTGATCCTGCAAGGGGCGGTCAGCGAGCAGACCACCGGCCGCCGCGCGTCGAACGTCGCGGTGTACGGCGTCGACGATCGCTTCTGGCAGTTTCACGGAGTCCAGCGGACCGGCCCTTCAGGCCGCGACGCATTCGTCAGCCGGGCGCTGGCCGCCGACATCGGCGCATCGGACGGCGGCACCGTGCTGGTCCGCCTGGAGCGTCCGTCCGCGATCCCGATCGAATCCGTCCACGGCCGCAAGGAAGACGCCGGCCGCACGATCCGGCTCACCGTGCGCGGCGTGCTCGATCGCGGCGCGCTCGGCGAGTTCACGATCCGGCCGCAGCAGGGGGACGTCCGCGCCGTGTACGTGCCGCTGCGCCGGCTGCAGCAGGATCTCGAGATCGCGCGGAAGGCGAATGCGATCCTCGTGGCCGACCAGCCGGCGCCGCAGGTGCACGACGCCGGCCAGTTCCTCGGCGCGCTCCTCAAGAAGAACGTCCACCTCGAGGACTACGGACTGGCGCTGCGCATCCTCGATCCCGAGCGCGGCCTGGCGCTCGAAGCGGACGCCGGCGTCATCGACGCGAGCCGTTCCTCGGCCGCGGAGCAGGCGGCAAAGCTCGCCGGGCTGACCTCGCATCCCGTCTTCACCTATCTGGCCAACACCATCCGCAGCGGCGCCGCGCACGTGCCGTACTCGCTGGTCTCGGCAACGTCGATCGTGCCGATCGTTCCGGCCGGATATCTCGATCAATCACAGGCGCCGGAGCGGCCGCCGATCGTCCTGAACGACTGGACCGCCCGCGATCTCGGCGTGAAGGTCGGCGATCCCATTACGCTGGACTACTACGTGTGGCAGGAGCCCGGCATCCTGGTCACACGTCAGGCGGAGTTCGCGGTGGGGGCGATCGTGCCGATCGAAGGGGCGGCCGCGGATCGCGATCTGACGCCGGTGTATCCGGGCATCACCGAGGCCGACACCCTCGGCGATTGGGATCCGCCGTTTCCGATCGACCTCAAGCGGGTGCGTCCGAAAGACGAGGACTACTGGAAGCGGTATCGCACCACCCCCAAAGCGTTCATCTTCGCGAGCGTCGGGCAGGAGCTGTGGAAGACGCGTCACGGCGATCGCACGTCGATGCGCCTGATCCCGGGCCCCACGCAGACGCTGACGCAGGCGCGCGACGCATTCGCCGCCGCCTTCCTGAACGCCGCCGATCCCGCCGCCAGCGGTATCGCCGCGCGCGCCGTCCGGGCCGAAGCCCTCCACGCCTCCCGCGGCGCCACCAACTTCGGCGAATACTTCGTCTATTTCAGCTTCTTCCTCGTCGTCTCCGCGCTGGTGCTCGCGGCGCTGTTCTTCCGGCTCGGCGTCGAGCAGCGTGCCCGCGAAGTCGGGCTGCTGCGCGCGGTCGGCTACAGCACCCCGGCGGTCCGTCGTCTGTTTGCCGGTGAAGGACTCGTCCTCGCCATCGCGGGGAGCGTGCTCGGCATCGCCGGGGCGGTGGCCTACGGCGCCATCCTGATGGCGGGACTGCGCACCTGGTGGTCCGGGGCCGTGGGGACGACGGCGCTCACGCTGCACGTCTCGCCGCTTTCCCTGGCGGCCGGCGCCGCCGGCGCGCTCCTCGCGGCGATGGGCTGCATCTGGTGGACGCTGCGCGGCCTGTCCCGCATCTCCGAGCGGTCGCTGCTTGCCGGCGACATCCGGCCGTTCGAGCAGTTCGCATCGCATCCGTCGGGCCGGCGTGTGCCCGCCACAGCGCTCGGCGTGCTGCTGTTCGTCGCCGCCATCTCGCTCATCGCTGCCGGAGCCGCGAAGGCGATCCCCGCCGCCGGCGCGTTCTTCGGCGCCGGCGCGTCGATGCTCGGCGCGTGTCTGTTCCTGCTCGCCGCGCGGCTGACGGCGGTGTCGCGCGCCGCGTCGAGCGTGCGTTCCACACCGGGGATCGGCTTCCGCAACACGACCGAGCGGCCCGGACGGAGCGTCCTCGCCGTCGCGGTGATCGCCTCGGCCACCTTCATCCTCATCTCCGTCGACGCGTTCCGGCGCGGTGAGATCGATGCGTCGGACCCCCATTCCGGCACCGGAGGGTACCCGCTGCTCGTCGATCTGGCGCTGCCGCTGGTACACGATCCGAATTCGCCGGACGGCCGCGACCTGCTCGGGCTGCCCAGGACGGGTCTCACCGTCGAGCCGTTCCGGCTGCTGCCGGGAGACGACGCGAGCTGTCTGAACCTCTACGAACCGACCAATCCGCGGATGCTCGGGGCCGGACGGCGGTTCATGGACGCGGGGCGATTCGCCTTTCAGGGATCGCTGGCCGCATCGGACGCGGACCGGGCGAATCCCTGGCGCCTGTTGACCCAGCCGCTGCCCGGCGGCGTGATTCCCGTCGCCGCCGATGCGAACTCGATGACCTACGTGCTGCACAAGGCGCTGGGTGACGAGATGGAACTGGTTCGCGGCGACCGCCGGATCCGGCTCAGGTTCGTCGCGGCGCTCGCCGACAGCATTTTCCAGAGCGAGCTGATGATGTCGGACGAGAACTTCGTCCGGCTCTTTCCCGAGCAGCAGGGCTACCAGGTCCTGCTGATCGAGACCCCTCCGGCGCAGGCAGCGGAGATCGCGCAGGGCATCGAGCGCACCGCGTCCGATCTCGGCGCCGACGCCACGCCGACGGCGCGGCGCCTTGCCGAGTTCCACGCGGTCGAGAACACGTACCTGTCGACGTTCCAGACGCTCGGCGGGCTCGGACTGCTGGTCGGCACCATCGGGCTGGCCGCCGTCCTGCTGCGCAACATCCTGGAGCGCCGCCGCGAACTGGCGCTCCTGCGCGCCGTCGGCTACGGCCGGTCGAACCTCTTTGCAATCATCCTGGCCGAGAATGCGGTATTGCTCGGCTGCGGACTGGCGATCGGCGCGGTGAGCGCGTTCATCGCGATCGCACCGGCCGCGCTGGAGCGCGGCGCGCGGCTGCCGCTCACCTCCGGCGGATGGCTGCTGTTGCTTGCCGTGCTC
- a CDS encoding ABC transporter ATP-binding protein: protein MLHVAQLTKDYPTARGPLRVLSGVSFDLAPGDAAAVMGPSGSGKSSLLYVLGGLEPPTAGTVTLDGVDPFALPPAQLAAFRNERIGFVFQDHCLLPQCTVLENVLIPTLVSAKSAGRQQAEADRAHAEKLVAQVGLADRSDHRPAQLSGGERQRVAIARALVRQPRLLLCDEPTGNLDRAAADNVTGVLLDLHRLQNTILVVVTHSAELAARLPIRFNLLDAQLRRS from the coding sequence ATGCTGCACGTCGCTCAGCTCACGAAGGACTATCCCACCGCGCGCGGACCGCTGCGCGTGCTGTCCGGCGTGTCGTTCGACCTCGCGCCGGGTGACGCGGCCGCGGTCATGGGACCGTCGGGGAGCGGCAAGAGCTCGCTCTTGTACGTGCTCGGCGGGCTGGAGCCTCCGACCGCAGGAACGGTGACGCTCGACGGCGTCGACCCGTTCGCGCTGCCGCCGGCGCAGCTCGCTGCCTTCCGCAACGAGCGCATCGGGTTCGTGTTCCAGGATCACTGTCTGCTGCCGCAGTGTACCGTGCTCGAGAACGTGCTCATTCCGACGCTGGTCTCGGCGAAGTCCGCCGGACGGCAGCAGGCGGAGGCGGACCGCGCGCACGCCGAGAAGCTGGTCGCGCAGGTCGGCCTCGCCGATCGCAGCGATCACCGGCCGGCGCAGTTGTCCGGCGGCGAGCGCCAGCGCGTCGCCATCGCGCGCGCGCTGGTGCGGCAGCCGCGCCTGCTGCTGTGTGACGAGCCGACCGGCAACCTGGACCGCGCCGCGGCCGACAACGTGACCGGCGTGCTGCTCGACCTGCACCGGTTGCAGAACACGATCCTCGTGGTGGTCACCCACAGCGCGGAGCTGGCGGCGCGGCTTCCGATCCGCTTCAACCTGCTCGACGCTCAACTCCGCCGCTCGTGA
- a CDS encoding glycosyltransferase family 4 protein: MNILSITAGAAGMYCGSCLRDNALAVELLRRGHRVTLLPLYTPTSPDETNVSHRRVLFGGISVYLQQYVPFFRRSPKWLDALLDAPWLIKTLASRSTSTDPKLLGDMTISMLEGDHGVLRKEFGKLLTWIADEPVPDVINLPNSLLIGLARPLKRALGRPVCCTLQGEDLFLNELIEPYRTQAIELIQRQVREVDRFLPVSEAYVPVMSSMLAIPRDRMSVVPLGINLTGFARRERHGDPFRVGYFARIAPEKGLHVLADAYVRLRRRVPQARMRLDAAGYMWPAQAPYLAEVKARLRGAGLADEFMYHGSVDRDGKLEFLRSLDVLSVPTPYDEPKGVFVLEAMAEGVPVVQPRRGAFTEMIEKTGGGLLVPPDDPDALAGALHDLWADRALNERLGERGFDGVRRHYDIARSADRLMAVYSEVTGSSSGSGSRG; the protein is encoded by the coding sequence GTGAACATCCTCTCAATTACCGCCGGAGCCGCCGGGATGTACTGCGGCTCCTGCCTCCGTGACAACGCGCTCGCGGTGGAGCTGCTGCGCCGCGGGCACCGGGTCACCCTGCTGCCGCTCTACACGCCGACCAGTCCGGACGAGACCAACGTGAGCCACCGCCGCGTGCTGTTCGGCGGCATCAGCGTCTACCTGCAGCAATACGTGCCGTTTTTCCGGCGCAGCCCGAAATGGCTGGATGCGCTGCTCGACGCGCCGTGGCTGATCAAGACGCTCGCCAGCCGATCCACGTCGACCGATCCGAAACTGCTCGGCGACATGACGATCTCGATGCTCGAAGGGGATCACGGCGTGCTGCGCAAGGAATTCGGCAAGCTGCTGACGTGGATCGCGGACGAGCCGGTCCCCGACGTGATCAACCTGCCCAACTCGCTGCTGATCGGGCTCGCCCGGCCGCTGAAGCGCGCCCTCGGCCGGCCGGTGTGCTGCACGCTGCAGGGAGAGGACCTGTTTCTCAACGAACTGATCGAGCCGTACCGGACCCAGGCGATCGAGCTGATCCAGCGGCAGGTGCGCGAGGTGGACCGCTTCCTGCCGGTCAGCGAGGCGTACGTGCCGGTGATGTCGTCGATGCTGGCCATCCCGCGCGACCGCATGTCCGTCGTCCCGCTCGGGATCAACCTGACGGGATTCGCGCGGCGCGAGCGTCACGGCGATCCGTTCCGCGTCGGGTACTTCGCGCGGATCGCGCCGGAGAAGGGGCTGCACGTGCTCGCGGACGCCTACGTCCGCCTGCGCCGCCGCGTCCCGCAGGCGCGGATGCGGCTCGACGCCGCCGGGTACATGTGGCCGGCGCAGGCGCCGTATCTTGCGGAGGTCAAGGCGCGGCTGCGCGGCGCCGGCCTGGCGGACGAGTTCATGTACCACGGCAGCGTCGATCGCGACGGCAAGCTCGAGTTCCTCCGATCGCTCGACGTGCTGTCGGTGCCGACGCCCTACGACGAACCGAAGGGCGTGTTCGTCCTGGAGGCGATGGCCGAAGGGGTCCCCGTCGTGCAGCCCCGCCGCGGCGCCTTCACCGAGATGATCGAGAAGACGGGGGGCGGCCTGCTCGTCCCTCCCGACGATCCGGATGCGCTGGCCGGAGCGCTGCACGATCTCTGGGCCGACCGCGCGCTGAACGAACGGCTCGGCGAGCGCGGCTTCGACGGCGTCCGGCGGCACTACGACATCGCCAGGTCGGCCGACCGGCTGATGGCAGTCTATTCGGAGGTCACGGGTTCATCCAGCGGTTCTGGATCCCGGGGCTGA
- a CDS encoding aldehyde dehydrogenase family protein, whose translation MLHLPILRWGQPYDSLEKDEVVHFSTGEPMATVSRANGGMIQRDARKAARAREVLREFSIDELIARAGKAGELYMSGTLPMGTGTQSPDEFARAQSASTGLPEKMCRANMKKNAFVLAEMRRILESLTRGLALDVLSAGYGEERGVPISFQVQSPVVGLVLPSNSPGVHTLWLPIIPLQVGLVLKPGPQEPWTPYRMTEAFFQAGIPREAISLYPGGADVGAAVLDALDRTMIFGGQATVDRYRGNPKVQAHGPGFSKILIGDDVVDRWEEFLDVMVDSIFLNSGRGCINTSGIWASRHTQAIADAIAARLAKIEALPPDHPDASLAAFTVPGAADAINAAIDADLQAPGVVDVTAKYRRGPRLVKQGRADYLLPTIVHCDSPEAAIASKEYMFPFATVVQCPEAKMIQAIGPTLVCTALTNNEELRRRLLDAVHVDRLNFGPVPTTQLNWLQPHEGNLIDFLFRARAFQAAAI comes from the coding sequence ATGCTGCATCTACCGATACTCCGCTGGGGCCAACCGTACGATTCGCTGGAGAAGGACGAGGTCGTCCACTTCTCGACCGGCGAGCCGATGGCGACCGTGAGCCGCGCCAACGGCGGCATGATCCAGCGCGACGCGCGCAAGGCGGCGCGCGCCCGCGAGGTGCTGCGCGAGTTTTCCATCGACGAGCTGATCGCCCGCGCCGGCAAGGCCGGCGAGCTGTACATGAGCGGGACGCTGCCGATGGGTACCGGCACGCAGTCGCCCGACGAGTTCGCGCGCGCGCAATCGGCCAGCACCGGCCTGCCCGAGAAGATGTGCCGCGCGAACATGAAGAAGAACGCCTTCGTGCTCGCCGAGATGCGGCGGATCCTCGAATCGCTGACGCGCGGTCTGGCGCTCGACGTGCTGTCCGCCGGATACGGCGAGGAACGCGGCGTGCCGATCAGCTTCCAGGTGCAGAGCCCGGTCGTCGGCCTCGTGCTTCCGTCGAACTCCCCGGGCGTGCACACGCTGTGGCTGCCGATCATCCCGCTGCAGGTCGGCCTGGTGCTCAAACCGGGACCGCAGGAGCCGTGGACGCCGTACCGCATGACCGAGGCGTTCTTCCAGGCCGGCATTCCGCGCGAGGCGATTTCCCTGTATCCGGGCGGCGCCGACGTCGGGGCCGCGGTGCTCGACGCGCTGGATCGCACGATGATCTTCGGCGGCCAGGCGACGGTCGATCGCTATCGCGGCAACCCGAAGGTCCAGGCGCACGGGCCGGGCTTCTCCAAGATCCTGATCGGCGACGACGTGGTCGACCGGTGGGAGGAGTTCCTCGACGTCATGGTCGACAGCATCTTCCTGAACAGCGGCCGCGGCTGCATCAACACCTCGGGGATCTGGGCGAGCCGTCACACGCAGGCGATCGCCGATGCGATTGCCGCGCGCCTGGCGAAGATCGAGGCGCTGCCGCCGGATCACCCCGACGCGAGCCTGGCCGCATTCACCGTCCCCGGCGCGGCAGACGCGATCAACGCGGCGATCGACGCCGACCTTCAGGCCCCCGGCGTCGTCGACGTCACCGCGAAATACCGGAGAGGTCCGCGCCTCGTCAAGCAGGGGCGTGCCGATTACCTGCTGCCGACCATCGTGCACTGCGACTCGCCGGAGGCGGCGATCGCCAGCAAGGAATACATGTTCCCGTTCGCGACGGTGGTGCAGTGCCCCGAAGCGAAGATGATCCAGGCGATCGGTCCCACGCTCGTCTGCACCGCGCTCACCAACAACGAGGAGCTGCGGCGCAGGCTGCTCGACGCGGTGCACGTCGACCGGCTGAACTTCGGTCCGGTGCCGACCACGCAGCTGAACTGGCTGCAGCCGCACGAAGGGAATCTGATCGACTTCCTGTTCCGGGCCCGCGCCTTCCAGGCCGCGGCGATCTAG